AACCGGGTGATTTAATGCTTGCTTCTTCGTTAAATGGAATAAGTATTAAAACTGAATTGACAGAACTGATTGGTTTAGCTAGTCTTGACCAAAAAAATGAGTTGCTGGATTTTCCATCGCAAGAGATTAACGGAAAAATAAAATCCGCAGCACTCCAAGAAAAAATTCCTTTGCAAGAAGGAGTTTACTGGCTTACGAAAGGGCCGAGTTACGAAACTCCGGCAGAGATTAAGATGATCCGTAAATTCGGCGGTGACGCAGTTGGTATGTCAACTGTGCATGAGGCAATATATGCAGCTTCAATTGGATTAAAAGCTGCTGCAATTTCTTGCGTTACAAATTATGCGGCCGGATTATCAGATCAAAAACTTTCGCATAAGGAAGTAATGGAAACTGCAGAGCGGGTTAAACATAACTTTGAACGTTTGGTAAAGAAAGCTATAGAGTTGTTATAGAACGGTTGCTATCAATGAAGCCGCTGTTACAATTGCAGTTTCTGAACGTAACCTATTTTCTGTAAGACGAATTCTCATTTCTGAATTTGCAATTCTAAATTCATCTTCTGTAAATCCTCCCTCGGGACCAAAAATGAAGTAGTTATTAGTTATGAGTGATTGGTGATTATTTAATAAAAATTGCTGAAAGGTTTGTTTGGCATTCTGGTCGAAAAGAATTTTTGTCCCGTCCAGTTTATATATTTCAGAAAGATTTTTTACGTACGACACTTTCGGCAGCCAAGCTCGGAGTGATTGTTTCATTGCGGCAACTAATATCTTTTCCCACCGGTCAATTTTTTCTCCTTTAGCAACCGTCCTTGTAGAATCGAAAACAATAAAATTAGTAATCCCTAATTCAACAGATTTCTCAAGTGCGAATTCAAACCGGTCCGCACTCTTTAAGCGCGGAATGCAAAACCATATTTTTTCCGATCTGTTTTCATATTGAGTTGACTTAATTACTTCGGCAACAACTATTTTTTTTCCTATCGATGTAATTGATGAAAGGTAGATTTTCCCGATTCCATCTGTAACATAGATTGAATCACTAACTTTATGCCGCATCACGTTAGTTATGTGATGACATTCTTCACCATCTATTGAAATTTTATTTCCAACAACTTGTTTATTAGTATAGTATAATTCAATATCAGAAAGAAAATCCGGCACCAATTATAAATTCTCCTCTTCCTAATTCATTAAATGCATATTCAAAACGGATCGCACTGTAAGGTAAGAATAAAAATGTCAAACCGAATCCGTAACCCGAATAAAAATGACTAAATGAAATTTCATCTTTATTATCAAATGTATCCCCCGCATCTATAAATCCGGTTAGATAAATACCGATTCGTGCCGAGGTCAATCTTTCCGGTAAAAGAGGAAGTTTAAGACTTAAATTCCATTCTTTGATAATCGAGTAATTCATTTCAAAAGAAGTCAACAAATAGTTTTTCCCCTCGCGAATATCTCTGTAATGTCCGCGTACTCTTTCAAAATATCCAAGAAAGGAGTAATCATAAAAAGGGACTACATTTCCGAATGTGGTTCGATAAGCTATTCTCCATTTACCGCTTAATTTTTCGTAAATATCTCTGTATTCACGAAAGTCTAAATTAAATTCGTTGTAATTAATTTTATTGATGCCGAATCCTTTATGAAGATAACTCACCATCGTATAAAGACCATTCTCTGAATATTGTTTCAGGTCGCGTGAATCATAAATATAACTGAATCCGCCGATGAGGAGCCTGTCAATTTTTCCACCGGAAGCTGTGATTCCTTTTAATGCAAAAGGATTTTCCAAGTAATTGAATCCAAGAGAAATAAATCCAATGTTAAACTGGTCAAAACGCTTGCTTACGGATAAAGTTTGAGAAAAGATTTTATACTGGTAATCTTCGCCAGTTAAATTAATTGCCGCAACACTTTTATTTGAAAATTTAGTATATGAGGCGGAGAATGTGAAACCAATTCCGTTTTTAAATATTAATCCCGGATTATTATATAAAATAGAATAAGTGGGATCGTATCCGAACCCGAGCATAGCTCTAAGATTTTCATTTCTGCCGCGGAAGTTTTTAAAGAGTAGGTTTACACCATAAGTAGCCTTACTAAAATCACCGTTGTTCGATCTAAGGTAAGGAATTGGATACAAATACCAGCTTTCTTTAAGCCGAATCTCTAGAATAATTTCAAAGTGTTCTTGGAGAATTATAAAATCAACTCGGTTGAATAAAGTTAGACTGAAAATTCTTTCCCTGTTATAACGTAAAATTTTCCCGGTCACTGTATCTCCGGGTTTAAATGTTAATTCGCGCAGTATTATAAAATCTTCGGTTTTATCATTC
The nucleotide sequence above comes from Ignavibacteriales bacterium. Encoded proteins:
- a CDS encoding purine-nucleoside phosphorylase produces the protein MINLNAKYRETIEAIVKEIPFEPEICLILGSGLGDFAEKVETVKSISTAKLPNYPISTVQGHQGYLHFSKYHDKKLLIVQGRIHFYEGYTLSQCVLPVHVASKLNCKKIILTNAAGGVNPYYKPGDLMLASSLNGISIKTELTELIGLASLDQKNELLDFPSQEINGKIKSAALQEKIPLQEGVYWLTKGPSYETPAEIKMIRKFGGDAVGMSTVHEAIYAASIGLKAAAISCVTNYAAGLSDQKLSHKEVMETAERVKHNFERLVKKAIELL
- a CDS encoding RsmE family RNA methyltransferase translates to MPDFLSDIELYYTNKQVVGNKISIDGEECHHITNVMRHKVSDSIYVTDGIGKIYLSSITSIGKKIVVAEVIKSTQYENRSEKIWFCIPRLKSADRFEFALEKSVELGITNFIVFDSTRTVAKGEKIDRWEKILVAAMKQSLRAWLPKVSYVKNLSEIYKLDGTKILFDQNAKQTFQQFLLNNHQSLITNNYFIFGPEGGFTEDEFRIANSEMRIRLTENRLRSETAIVTAASLIATVL